TTTCAGCCGCGGCAAAATCTCCTGGACCGCCGCACAACAAACGATCGCACAAACCTGCGACCGCGCCTTCGCCCGCCGCCTCGCGTGGGCTGGATGCTTGCAACGGTTGATGTTCATGCCCCGCCTGCAATCCGCGCTCGTCGCCCTCGCGCCGCGCTCGCCGCGCCTCTGGCGGTTGCTCTTGGAAAAAACCCGCTGACCCCTATACTTGCGCCTTCAATGAAGCCATTATCCGAATGCCGTCTCTATACGTTCGTGGATCTTGCCTTTCTGCGCGGGCGCTCGCCTGAGTGGGTCGCGCAGGAACTTTGCGAAGGCGGCGCGGACATCATCCAGCTTCGCGCCAAAAATTCCACGCCCAAGGAAGTCCGTTTCATCGCGACCGCGATCTTGCCCATCACGCGCCGCGCGGATGTCGGCCTTATCATCAATGACCATCTCGACGTCGCCCTCGACATCGGCGCGGATGGCTGTCACCTCGGCCAGGAAGATTTTTTCGACGCCGGTTACAGCCACGTCGTCCAATTAAAAATAAATAGTCCCACCTTTCGCCTCGGCATCAGCACGCACACCCCCGTGCAGGCGCATCGCTCCCTCGCCGCGCAACCCGGCTACGTCGCCGTCGGCCCCGTTTACGCCACCGGCACGAAACCCACCGCCGCACCCGTCACCCTCGATTATGTCCAC
The Verrucomicrobiia bacterium genome window above contains:
- the thiE gene encoding thiamine phosphate synthase translates to MKPLSECRLYTFVDLAFLRGRSPEWVAQELCEGGADIIQLRAKNSTPKEVRFIATAILPITRRADVGLIINDHLDVALDIGADGCHLGQEDFFDAGYSHVVQLKINSPTFRLGISTHTPVQAHRSLAAQPGYVAVGPVYATGTKPTAAPVTLDYVHWAARHIPIPWFAIGGINLKNLDKVLKAGAKRICVVSAILNETDISGVCQQFKDRLK